A stretch of the Plasmodium berghei ANKA genome assembly, chromosome: 10 genome encodes the following:
- a CDS encoding translocon component PTEX150: MKILIAKVLAITALINYVSVSGSNKNCSLNIKSTINKGKDDASNNDQPIVPNGNSNDDKTGNNGNTNNNEQNNIQNGDELNNKNANSNGPIDVVNNSEQPIKGLSFDKLSNGDKIKSILDSLIENEKNNDGNNGKDMYKVMMNNIFKGINNSADNDTTNSQNNNVDDIGTFNMSQDNHEQLENLKKNIENALKEHGINIDELSNNFLNGNKEEGKDAFMELLKNMSQDDNIIMNFPEITKNCNFPNLDIPNIFNLTDAGVDSIDYDIAEKNNVNTLNAKNDNTKENEDVGEDKYTLFDNSNSDENVNNEDSTIEKGQPSNDENLISSGDCVIGSDIGSVSGNDSGYLTETDSGSVSGNGSDYLTETDSGKGSGSESGSGSGSESGSESGSGSESGSGSESENGSESGSESESESESGSGSESESESESGSGSGSGSESGSESESESGSGAEKNAVSNENSTQEIEDYETNNVEEELIASSSMNNNQKDNTTSLQENEYLKPDIFKPIASKVVVTDQTNKKSTHKKKKNIKKTNYPKTNLRRYPLEQSKINEMLDKFENSEFYKTVLKNILDKYIILDDIDQNKGKNNNKRDGEDVEDEVNIKEFSVKDLKQLIQDNILDYSDLTEEELTKLAGPDKAFYDLSPYANEDKDFSTNYGSTLENEQLTTYLNKFGQYHMSYDSKTLDYLKQKKSEKKEEDQEDENFYDAYKQIKSSYYGIPSNYYHQAPQLIGDKYVFTSVYDQKKDLIKFLKKTNGKSLYTHPDELGNGNTENKTKSDQNDKSPEIKQLQKLSYYKRKNAYNILVEQRRIEKEEKEKREKKAQTTNTSINDDYIKHLNNGGLNKSTVLFSKDELDKMVNGLYSQSGNSNGDSVNQNFDSITANIKNVSNEQNDNQSNAFVNDGNSDNELLEDYPEDEDEDE, translated from the coding sequence atgaaaatattaatcgCCAAAGTTTTAGCTATTACCGCtttaattaattatgtTAGTGTGAGCGGATCAAACAAAAATTGttcattaaatataaaatcaaCTATTAATAAAGGAAAAGATGATGCTAGCAATAATGACCAGCCAATTGTTCCAAATGGAAATTCAAACGATGATAAAACGGGCAACAATGGCAACACAAATAAcaatgaacaaaataacaTTCAAAATGGTGATGAattaaataacaaaaatgcTAACTCTAATGGCCCTATAGATGTAGTAAATAATTCTGAACAGCCTATTAAAGGATTGTCTTTTGACAAATTATCGAATggtgataaaataaaatctaTACTTGATTCTCttattgaaaatgaaaaaaataatgatggTAATAATGGAAAAGATATGTATAAAGTTATGATgaataacatttttaaaggaataaataatagtgCTGATAATGATACAACTAATTcccaaaataataatgtagaTGATATTGGCACTTTCAATATGTCACAAGATAATCATGAACAattagaaaatttaaaaaaaaatatagaaaatgcATTAAAAGAGCATGGAATAAATATTGATGAGTTGTCaaacaattttttgaaCGGAAATAAGGAAGAAGGCAAAGATGCATTTATGgaacttttaaaaaatatgtctCAAGATGacaatataattatgaattttcctgaaattacaaaaaattgtaatttCCCCAATTTAGATATaccaaatatatttaatttaacaGATGCTGGTGTAGATAGCATCGATTATGATATCGCAGAGAAAAATAACGTAAATACATTAAATGCTAAGAATGACAAtacaaaagaaaatgaagatgTTGGTGAAGATAAATACACATTGTTTGATAACTCTAATTCTGATGAAAATGTAAACAATGAAGATAGTACTATTGAAAAAGGGCAACCTTCAAATGATGAAAACTTAATAAGCAGTGGTGACTGTGTAATTGGTAGCGATATTGGTAGTGTTAGTGGTAATGATAGTGGTTATTTAACTGAAACTGATAGTGGAAGTGTTAGTGGTAATGGTAGCGATTATTTAACTGAAACTGATAGTGGAAAGGGAAGTGGAAGTGAAAGTGGAAGTGGAAGTGGAAGTGAAAGTGGAAGTGAAAGTGGAAGTGGAAGTGAAAGTGGAAGTGGAAGTGAAAGTGAAAATGGAAGTGAAAGTGGAAGTGAAAGTGAAAGTGAAAGTGAAAGTGGAAGTGGAAGTGAAAGTGAAAGTGAAAGTGAAAGTGGAAGTGGAAGTGGAAGTGGAAGTGAAAGTGGAAGTGAAAGTGAAAGTGAAAGTGGAAGTGGTGCTGAAAAGAATGCCGTATCTAATGAAAACTCTACCCAAGAAATCGAAGATTATGAAACTAACAATGTAGAAGAAGAATTAATAGCCTCATCTTCCATGAATAATAACCAAAAAGACAATACCACAAGTTTACAggaaaatgaatatttaaaaccAGATATATTCAAGCCTATTGCTTCAAAAGTAGTTGTAACAGATCAAACTAATAAAAAGTCcacacacaaaaaaaaaaaaaatataaaaaaaacaaactaccccaaaacaaatttaagaAGATACCCACTTGAGcaatcaaaaataaatgaaatgcTAGacaaatttgaaaatagcgaattttataaaactgttctaaaaaatatactagataaatatattattttggaTGATATTGATCAAAATaagggaaaaaataataataaaagggATGGAGAGGATGTAGAGGATGAAGTAAATATCAAAGAATTCAGCGTAAAAGATCTTAAGCAATTAATTCAAGACAATATACTCGATTATAGTGATTTAACAGAAGAagaattaacaaaattagCAGGACCAGATAAAGCGTTCTATGATTTATCACCATATGCCAATGAAGATAAGGATTTCTCAACAAATTATGGATCTACTCTTGAAAATGAACAATTAACTACTTacttaaataaatttggCCAATATCATATGAGTTATGACAGCAAAACTCTTGACTACTTAAAACAGAAAAAATCCgagaaaaaagaagaagACCAAGAGGATGAAAACTTTTACGATGCTTacaaacaaattaaaagtTCATATTATGGTATACCCTCAAACTATTATCATCAAGCACCACAGTTGATTGGTGATAAATATGTCTTTACATCTGTATATgatcaaaaaaaagatttaattaaatttttaaaaaaaacaaatggTAAAAGTCTTTACACCCATCCCGATGAGCTTGGAAATGGAAATACagaaaacaaaacaaaaagtGACCAAAATGATAAATCTCCAGAGATTAAGCAATTGCAAAAATTGAGCtattataaaagaaaaaatgcatataacATTCTTGTAGAACAAAGGCGTATAGAAAAggaagaaaaagaaaaaagggaaaaaaaaGCACAAACAACCAATACATCGATCAATGATGATTACATAAAGCATTTGAATAACGGTGGTTTAAACAAAAGTactgttttattttcaaaagaCGAGCTTGATAAAATGGTAAATGGCTTATATTCCCAATCTGGAAACTCAAATGGTGATTCCGTCAATCAAAATTTCGATAGCATTACAgctaatattaaaaatgtgagtaatgaacaaaatgataatCAATCTAATGCTTTTGTCAACGATGGCAACAGTGATAATGAATTATTAGAAGATTACCCAGAGGATGAAGATGAAGATGAATAA